Proteins from a genomic interval of Pseudomonas silesiensis:
- the secA gene encoding preprotein translocase subunit SecA, whose translation MFAPLLKKLFGSKNEREVKRMLKTVQFVNAFEEQMMALSDDQLRAKTDEFKARIAKGETLDKLLPEAFAVAREAGKRVMGMRHFDVQLIGGMTLHEGMIAEMRTGEGKTLVATLGVYLNALSGKGVHVVTVNDYLARRDANWMRPLYEFLGMTVGVVTPFQPPEEKRAAYAADITYGTNNEFGFDYLRDNMAFSMEEKFQRELNFAVIDEVDSILIDEARTPLIISGQAEDSSKLYIEINKLIPQLQLHVEEVEGEVTKAGHYTVDEKTRQVELNEAGHQFIEDMLTGVGLLAEGESLYSAHNLGLLTHVYAGLRAHKLFNRNVEYIVQDGQVVLVDEHTGRTMPGRRLSEGLHQAIEAKENLNIQAESQTLASTTFQNYFRLYNKLSGMTGTADTEAFEFHQIYGLQVMVIPPNKPLARKDYNDLVFLTAEEKYAAIINDIKECMTQGRPVLVGTATIETSEHMSDLLDKEGIEHKVLNAKFHEKEAEIIAQAGRPGALTIATNMAGRGTDILLGGNWEVEVASLENPTPEQIAQIKADWQKRHQQVLESGGLQVIASERHESRRIDNQLRGRAGRQGDAGSSRFYLSLEDSLMRIFASDRVKNFMKALGMQSGEAIEHRMVTNAIEKAQRKVEGRNFDIRKQLLEFDDVNNEQRKVIYHMRNTLLAADNIGETISDFRQDVLSATVSAHIPPQSLPEQWDVAGLEAALQSDFGVALPIQQWLDEDDHLYEETLREKLLNELIAAYNEKEDQAGAEALRTFEKQIVLRVLDDLWKDHLSTMDHLRHGIHLRGYAQKNPKQEYKRESFTLFSELLDSIKRDSIRVLSHVQVRREDPIEEEQRLRQEAEALAARMQFQHDEAPGLEQPQLLGEEVDVALATAPVRNEQKLGRNELCYCGSGKKFKHCHGQIQ comes from the coding sequence ATGTTTGCGCCTTTGTTAAAGAAACTTTTTGGAAGCAAGAACGAGCGTGAAGTCAAACGCATGCTCAAGACGGTGCAATTCGTCAATGCCTTCGAAGAGCAAATGATGGCCCTTTCGGACGATCAATTGCGTGCCAAGACCGACGAGTTCAAGGCCCGCATCGCCAAAGGGGAAACCCTCGACAAGCTGCTGCCCGAAGCCTTTGCGGTCGCCCGCGAAGCCGGCAAGCGCGTCATGGGTATGCGCCACTTCGATGTCCAGCTGATCGGCGGCATGACCTTGCACGAAGGCATGATCGCGGAAATGCGTACCGGTGAAGGCAAGACCCTGGTGGCGACCCTGGGCGTTTACCTCAACGCGCTGTCCGGCAAGGGCGTGCACGTTGTGACGGTGAACGACTACCTGGCCCGCCGTGACGCCAACTGGATGCGTCCGCTCTACGAATTCCTCGGCATGACGGTCGGCGTGGTCACCCCATTCCAGCCGCCGGAAGAGAAGCGCGCCGCTTACGCCGCCGACATCACCTACGGCACCAACAACGAATTCGGGTTTGACTACCTGCGCGACAACATGGCGTTCAGCATGGAAGAAAAGTTCCAGCGCGAACTCAATTTTGCCGTGATCGACGAAGTCGACTCCATCCTCATCGACGAAGCCCGTACCCCGCTGATCATTTCCGGTCAGGCCGAGGACAGCTCCAAGCTGTACATCGAGATCAACAAACTGATCCCGCAGCTGCAATTGCACGTCGAAGAAGTCGAGGGCGAAGTCACCAAGGCCGGCCACTACACCGTCGACGAGAAGACCCGCCAGGTCGAACTCAACGAAGCCGGTCACCAGTTCATCGAAGACATGCTCACCGGCGTCGGCCTGCTGGCCGAGGGCGAAAGCCTGTACTCGGCCCACAACCTGGGCCTGCTGACCCACGTCTATGCCGGTCTGCGCGCGCACAAACTGTTCAATCGCAACGTCGAATACATCGTGCAGGATGGCCAGGTGGTCCTGGTCGACGAACACACCGGTCGTACCATGCCGGGTCGCCGTTTGTCCGAAGGCCTGCACCAGGCCATCGAAGCCAAGGAAAACCTGAACATCCAGGCCGAAAGCCAGACCCTGGCCTCGACCACCTTCCAGAACTACTTCCGCCTGTACAACAAGCTGTCCGGCATGACCGGTACCGCCGATACCGAAGCGTTCGAGTTCCACCAGATCTACGGCCTGCAGGTCATGGTGATCCCGCCGAACAAGCCGCTGGCGCGTAAAGACTACAACGACCTGGTGTTCCTGACCGCCGAAGAGAAATACGCGGCAATCATCAACGACATCAAGGAATGCATGACCCAGGGCCGTCCGGTGCTGGTGGGTACTGCAACCATCGAAACGTCCGAGCACATGTCCGATCTGCTCGACAAGGAAGGCATCGAGCACAAGGTTCTGAACGCCAAGTTCCACGAAAAAGAAGCCGAGATCATCGCTCAGGCCGGTCGTCCGGGCGCACTGACCATCGCCACCAACATGGCCGGTCGTGGTACCGACATCCTGTTGGGCGGCAACTGGGAAGTGGAAGTGGCGTCCCTGGAAAACCCGACCCCTGAGCAGATCGCCCAGATCAAGGCCGATTGGCAGAAACGTCACCAGCAAGTGCTGGAGTCGGGCGGCTTGCAGGTGATCGCTTCCGAGCGTCACGAATCGCGCCGCATCGACAACCAGTTGCGTGGTCGTGCCGGTCGTCAGGGCGACGCCGGTTCCAGCCGTTTCTACCTGTCGCTGGAAGACAGCCTGATGCGTATTTTCGCCTCGGACCGGGTGAAGAACTTCATGAAGGCCCTGGGCATGCAGTCCGGTGAAGCGATCGAGCACCGCATGGTGACCAACGCCATCGAGAAGGCACAGCGCAAGGTTGAAGGTCGCAACTTCGACATTCGTAAACAACTGCTCGAGTTCGACGACGTCAACAACGAACAGCGTAAAGTGATCTATCACATGCGTAATACGTTGCTGGCCGCGGACAACATCGGCGAAACCATCTCCGACTTCCGTCAGGACGTGCTCAGCGCCACGGTCAGTGCGCACATTCCACCACAATCGCTGCCTGAGCAGTGGGATGTGGCCGGTCTGGAAGCGGCACTGCAGAGCGATTTCGGCGTGGCATTGCCGATCCAGCAATGGCTCGACGAAGACGATCACCTGTATGAAGAGACCCTGCGCGAGAAACTGCTGAACGAGCTGATCGCGGCGTACAACGAGAAAGAAGACCAGGCCGGTGCCGAGGCACTGCGCACCTTCGAGAAGCAGATCGTGCTGCGCGTGCTCGACGACCTGTGGAAAGACCACCTGTCGACCATGGATCACCTTCGTCATGGCATCCACTTGCGTGGCTACGCCCAGAAGAACCCGAAGCAGGAATACAAGCGCGAGTCGTTCACGCTGTTCTCCGAGCTGCTGGATTCGATCAAGCGCGATTCGATCCGTGTGCTGTCCCACGTTCAGGTGCGCCGCGAAGACCCGATCGAAGAAGAACAACGCCTGCGTCAGGAAGCCGAGGCACTGGCGGCGCGCATGCAGTTCCAGCACGACGAAGCACCGGGTCTCGAGCAGCCGCAACTGCTGGGTGAAGAGGTCGATGTAGCCCTCGCCACCGCGCCGGTCCGCAACGAACAGAAGCTGGGCCGCAACGAACTGTGCTACTGCGGTTCGGGCAAGAAGTTCAAGCATTGCCACGGGCAGATCCAGTAA
- a CDS encoding DUF721 domain-containing protein, translated as MAFRPLTARAPAVLLREAKPLKAIFGHAQRLGHLQRLVESQLQPAAREHCHVASWREGSLLLIVTDGHWATRLRYQQKRLQRQLQLFDEFASLTRILFKVQPPTTQQGAAGHTISLSTDAGATIQATADGITDPNLRAALERLAAHAKPKT; from the coding sequence ATGGCATTTCGCCCTCTTACGGCCAGAGCACCCGCCGTTCTGCTTCGCGAAGCCAAACCGCTCAAAGCCATCTTCGGCCACGCTCAACGCCTGGGTCATTTGCAACGCCTGGTGGAAAGCCAGTTGCAGCCCGCGGCTCGCGAACACTGCCATGTGGCGTCGTGGCGCGAAGGCAGTTTGTTGCTGATTGTCACCGACGGTCACTGGGCCACTCGTTTGCGTTACCAGCAAAAGCGTCTGCAACGGCAATTGCAGCTGTTCGATGAGTTCGCCAGCCTGACGCGGATTCTGTTCAAGGTGCAGCCGCCCACGACTCAGCAAGGCGCGGCCGGCCATACCATCAGCTTGTCAACCGATGCGGGCGCGACCATCCAGGCCACGGCCGACGGGATCACTGATCCGAATTTGCGGGCAGCGCTGGAGCGCCTTGCGGCCCACGCCAAACCAAAAACCTGA